A window of the Thermovirga sp. genome harbors these coding sequences:
- a CDS encoding transcription termination factor Rho yields MDADGTTETQSTTEPLPAVENAANADEGETETRRIPRPRHNFANLSGRTLTDLRKHAKELGVTGITALRKDDLVIAILKEQTEQMGFRFGGGTLEVLAEGYGFLRPRGLLPSDHDIYVSASQIRRFGLRNGDLVWGLIRPPKEQEHYEALLRVEVVNYSDPEEARKRPHFEKLTPIFPDERLVLETKRSELTTRVIDLFSPIGKGQRALIVSPPKAGKTTVLKNIANAVTTNQNDVILMVLLVDERPEEVTDMARSVDGEVIASTFDRPAEEHMRVAHLALEKAKRLVEVGRDVVLLLDSITRLARASNLVVPPSGKTLSGGMDPAALYFPKRFFGAARNIEEGGSLTIIGTALIDTGSRMDEVIYEEFKGTGNMEVHLSRKLSEQRIFPAIDITRSGTRREEMLMDPDELQRVWTLRRRITNVDEAEVLNLILGKLRSTATNSEFLATIKLSQGKE; encoded by the coding sequence GGCAGGACCCTGACCGACCTCAGGAAGCACGCCAAGGAGCTCGGGGTGACGGGCATAACGGCCCTCCGGAAGGACGATCTCGTCATCGCCATACTCAAGGAACAGACCGAGCAGATGGGTTTCCGCTTTGGGGGAGGCACCCTGGAGGTGCTGGCCGAGGGTTACGGTTTCCTGCGCCCGAGGGGACTCCTGCCCAGCGATCACGACATCTATGTTTCGGCTTCTCAGATAAGGCGCTTCGGCCTTCGGAACGGCGACCTGGTATGGGGCCTCATCAGGCCGCCCAAGGAACAGGAGCACTACGAGGCGCTGCTCCGGGTCGAGGTCGTGAATTATTCCGACCCGGAAGAGGCCAGGAAAAGGCCCCACTTCGAGAAACTCACCCCTATCTTCCCCGATGAAAGACTGGTGCTCGAGACCAAGCGTTCCGAACTGACCACGAGGGTCATTGACCTCTTCTCCCCCATAGGCAAGGGTCAGAGAGCCCTCATCGTTTCGCCCCCCAAGGCCGGCAAGACCACGGTCCTCAAGAATATAGCCAACGCGGTGACGACAAACCAAAATGACGTCATCCTCATGGTCCTTCTCGTGGACGAGCGTCCCGAGGAGGTCACCGACATGGCCCGGTCCGTCGATGGAGAGGTCATAGCCTCTACCTTCGACCGGCCCGCCGAGGAGCACATGAGGGTCGCCCACTTGGCGTTGGAGAAGGCCAAGCGCCTGGTCGAGGTCGGCAGGGACGTGGTGCTCCTGCTGGACTCCATCACCAGGCTCGCCAGGGCCTCCAACCTGGTCGTGCCGCCCTCGGGGAAAACCCTCTCGGGGGGGATGGACCCGGCTGCGCTTTACTTCCCCAAGAGGTTCTTCGGCGCGGCCCGGAACATCGAGGAGGGCGGGAGCCTGACGATAATAGGCACGGCCCTTATCGACACCGGCAGCAGGATGGACGAGGTAATCTACGAGGAGTTCAAGGGGACCGGCAACATGGAGGTTCACCTTTCGAGGAAGCTTTCGGAGCAGCGCATCTTCCCCGCCATCGATATCACCCGTTCCGGCACGAGGCGCGAGGAGATGCTCATGGACCCCGACGAACTGCAGCGGGTCTGGACCCTTAGAAGAAGGATCACGAACGTCGACGAGGCCGAGGTGCTCAACCTCATCCTCGGCAAATTGAGGAGCACGGCCACCAACAGCGAGTTCCTGGCGACCATCAAGCTGTCGCAGGGCAAAGAGTGA